The following proteins are encoded in a genomic region of Thermococcus henrietii:
- the aroA gene encoding 3-phosphoshikimate 1-carboxyvinyltransferase: MRIEPVDRLEGTIRAPPSKSYTHRAFFLALLADGESRIEEPLVSDDTEATLSAVRAFGAEADWNRVIPPEEIRPAMINARESGTTARISVAVASLARGRSVIDGEGRLRERPFAPLVRALLSLGVRVRGEKLPIEVSGGSLGSGVRVDASISSQFVTALLILASRAGIRVEFDNAVSRPYVEMTLRTMEAFGVDFERDGGITVFPGVSGTDFHVPGDYSSAAFFLAAGALYGKVRVENLDPKDVQADRAIVEILEGIGAGVRVGRDYVEVERGDLRGFEVDCSDFPDLFPILTVLAAYADGSSVIRGRQLRYKESDRVRAMALNLARAGVKVRELRDGLEIRGGRPRGVTVEDFNDHRVAMAMAILGLGARGETVIENEGVVAKSYPGFFDDLRGLLK; the protein is encoded by the coding sequence TTGAGGATAGAGCCAGTTGACCGCCTGGAAGGGACGATCAGGGCGCCGCCGTCGAAGAGCTACACCCACAGGGCCTTCTTTCTCGCGCTCCTGGCGGATGGCGAGAGCAGAATAGAGGAACCCCTCGTGAGCGACGACACGGAGGCAACGCTGAGCGCGGTCAGGGCCTTTGGAGCCGAGGCGGACTGGAACCGGGTGATTCCCCCGGAGGAGATCCGGCCGGCAATGATAAACGCCAGGGAGTCGGGGACAACAGCGAGGATAAGCGTCGCCGTGGCCTCCCTCGCGAGGGGAAGGAGCGTGATCGACGGCGAGGGGAGGCTGCGGGAGAGGCCCTTCGCCCCGCTCGTCCGCGCCCTGCTCTCGCTCGGCGTGAGGGTGAGGGGCGAGAAACTCCCCATCGAGGTGTCCGGGGGGAGCCTTGGAAGCGGGGTGAGGGTGGACGCGTCCATCTCCTCCCAGTTCGTGACGGCCCTCCTGATACTCGCGTCCCGAGCCGGAATTCGCGTTGAGTTCGACAACGCTGTGTCGAGACCCTACGTGGAGATGACGCTCAGAACGATGGAGGCCTTTGGCGTTGATTTCGAGCGGGACGGCGGCATCACGGTCTTCCCGGGTGTCAGCGGAACGGACTTCCACGTCCCCGGTGACTACTCGAGCGCCGCCTTTTTCCTCGCCGCGGGGGCTCTGTACGGGAAGGTCAGGGTGGAGAACCTCGACCCGAAGGACGTCCAGGCCGACCGCGCCATCGTCGAAATTCTAGAGGGCATCGGGGCGGGGGTCAGGGTAGGGAGGGACTACGTGGAGGTCGAGAGGGGAGATCTGAGGGGATTTGAGGTGGACTGCTCCGACTTCCCTGACCTGTTCCCTATTCTCACGGTTTTGGCCGCTTACGCCGACGGGAGTAGCGTCATAAGGGGCAGACAGCTCAGGTACAAGGAGAGCGACAGGGTTCGGGCGATGGCGCTCAACCTCGCGAGGGCGGGGGTGAAGGTGAGGGAGCTGAGGGACGGCCTGGAGATCCGGGGCGGGAGGCCGAGGGGGGTTACCGTTGAGGACTTCAACGATCACAGGGTGGCGATGGCCATGGCGATACTCGGCCTCGGGGCCCGCGGGGAAACCGTCATTGAGAACGAAGGGGTCGTCGCCAAGTCCTACCCCGGATTTTTCGATGACCTGAGGGGGTTGCTTAAATGA
- a CDS encoding thiamine pyrophosphate-dependent enzyme yields MSEAMRETKLRAMLGGVNNFHLDSSETCLDILAAVLRRKKPEDIVILSKGHSAPAFYVMLHEMGLLSDEELYSFADIDGLPSHVMRGLPFIEVSSGSLGQGLSVANGIALAKRMDGEEGRIYVILGDGELDEGQVWEAAMTAAHHKLDSVIAIVDRNYFQLTGKTEEILNKEPIAEKWRAFGWVVIEVPNREDAIAEALDYAESIKGRPKVIIVRWEG; encoded by the coding sequence ATGAGTGAGGCCATGAGGGAAACCAAGCTTAGGGCCATGCTCGGGGGGGTTAACAACTTCCACCTTGACTCCTCCGAGACCTGCCTGGATATACTAGCCGCGGTTCTCAGGAGAAAGAAACCGGAGGACATCGTTATACTGAGCAAGGGACACTCAGCTCCCGCGTTCTACGTGATGCTCCATGAGATGGGTCTGCTGAGTGACGAGGAGCTCTACAGCTTCGCGGACATTGATGGCCTGCCGAGCCACGTCATGCGTGGGCTGCCGTTCATAGAGGTCTCCAGCGGCTCCCTCGGCCAGGGGCTTTCGGTGGCCAACGGGATAGCCCTCGCGAAGCGCATGGACGGAGAGGAGGGCAGGATATACGTCATCCTTGGAGATGGAGAGCTCGACGAAGGACAGGTCTGGGAGGCCGCGATGACTGCCGCACACCACAAGCTTGACAGTGTCATAGCAATCGTTGACAGGAACTATTTCCAACTCACGGGGAAGACGGAGGAGATTCTCAACAAGGAGCCCATCGCTGAGAAGTGGCGGGCCTTCGGATGGGTGGTCATTGAGGTCCCGAACAGGGAGGACGCGATAGCGGAGGCGCTCGACTACGCGGAGAGCATAAAGGGCAGGCCAAAGGTCATAATCGTGAGGTGGGAGGGGTGA
- a CDS encoding 3-dehydroquinate dehydratase, translating into MIAGVVLARDAREAAAKIEGSRADLYEVRLDHFESFDLSPLKPYAERLILTVRRAEEGGYRRIPEEERLELYRRAMELGPRYVDVEVYSGIAGEVIEEARRKKVGVILSHHDFEKTPTFGGLIGVLDDMEEMDPDVIKIVPTARELRDNVRVLRLYEQADNLVAFCMGPLGRISRLFSALLAPFTYASIDGSAAPGQMSVEELERLLVMLNGR; encoded by the coding sequence ATGATAGCGGGTGTTGTGCTGGCCAGAGACGCCAGGGAAGCGGCAGCAAAGATAGAGGGAAGCAGAGCCGACCTCTACGAGGTCAGGCTCGACCACTTCGAATCCTTCGACCTCTCCCCGCTCAAGCCCTATGCGGAGCGGCTGATCCTCACGGTCAGGCGGGCCGAGGAGGGGGGATACAGAAGGATCCCCGAGGAGGAGAGGCTCGAGCTTTACAGAAGGGCGATGGAGCTGGGACCGAGGTACGTTGACGTCGAAGTTTACTCCGGGATAGCGGGCGAGGTCATTGAGGAGGCGAGGAGGAAAAAGGTGGGCGTCATCCTCTCCCACCACGACTTTGAAAAGACCCCCACCTTCGGGGGGCTGATAGGGGTCCTCGACGACATGGAGGAGATGGACCCTGACGTGATAAAGATAGTTCCCACGGCGAGGGAGCTCAGGGACAACGTGAGGGTTCTGAGGCTTTATGAGCAGGCCGACAACCTGGTGGCCTTCTGCATGGGGCCTCTCGGGAGGATATCCCGGCTGTTCAGCGCGCTGCTCGCCCCGTTCACCTACGCCTCCATCGACGGCTCCGCGGCGCCCGGCCAGATGAGCGTGGAGGAGCTCGAGAGGCTCCTGGTGATGCTGAATGGACGCTGA
- a CDS encoding shikimate kinase, whose translation MRGYGRAGSAVTVVNAFATGKGAAVGIDLWTEARVRLTDGGISGSITVRGESYGDTRLVEAVVDVVRRETGEDFGIEFEISSEIPVGKGLKSSSAAANALVLALCDALGIEIEPVEAVRLGVKAARLAGVTITGAFDDASASLLGGLCLTDNARDELIKREEVEPEPVVLLIPEETLMTADLSGLDFSSIAPYIGKAFEIAARGEWRRALVINGLVYSVFLGHPTEPIGTALRLGAVAGLSGKGPAFFALTDEPETLSEEWGRFGRVEITSLR comes from the coding sequence TTGAGGGGCTACGGAAGGGCTGGTAGCGCCGTCACAGTTGTTAACGCCTTCGCCACCGGAAAGGGCGCGGCCGTTGGGATAGACCTCTGGACCGAGGCGAGGGTGAGGCTCACGGACGGGGGGATATCTGGGAGCATAACCGTTAGAGGGGAGAGCTACGGGGACACACGGCTCGTTGAGGCGGTCGTTGACGTGGTGAGACGTGAGACCGGGGAGGACTTCGGGATCGAGTTCGAGATCAGCTCCGAAATCCCCGTCGGAAAGGGCCTCAAGAGCAGCTCCGCCGCTGCAAACGCCCTCGTTCTGGCGCTCTGCGATGCCCTCGGAATCGAGATCGAGCCAGTTGAAGCCGTGAGGCTCGGGGTGAAGGCGGCGAGGCTCGCGGGGGTCACAATCACCGGGGCCTTTGACGACGCGTCAGCCTCCCTTCTCGGGGGCCTCTGCCTGACCGACAACGCGAGGGACGAGCTGATTAAGCGGGAGGAAGTTGAACCAGAGCCCGTCGTCCTCCTGATACCCGAGGAGACCCTGATGACCGCTGACCTCTCCGGCCTGGACTTCTCGTCCATAGCCCCCTACATCGGGAAGGCCTTCGAGATAGCCGCCCGGGGCGAGTGGAGGAGGGCCCTCGTGATCAACGGGCTGGTGTACTCGGTCTTTCTCGGCCACCCCACGGAACCCATCGGGACCGCCCTGCGGCTTGGAGCGGTTGCCGGGCTCAGCGGGAAGGGGCCCGCTTTCTTCGCCCTGACCGATGAGCCGGAGACCCTCTCGGAGGAGTGGGGGCGGTTCGGGAGGGTGGAGATAACGAGCCTGAGGTGA
- a CDS encoding nitroreductase family protein, with product MRVFELARRRKTVRSFLPDKPPREDILKALKAAKEAPSGMNAQPWRFVVIDDDWLKGKIRELCEREEEKFYSRTKGDLMAWLNAKGFKPEKPFLSEAPYLILVFGHTKAPYWPQSTWIAVGYLLLALEELGLGTVAYTPPNPKPVEELLNVPQDYKLQTILPVGYPADPKPKYGRKKLEEVVSFNEF from the coding sequence ATGCGAGTCTTTGAGCTGGCGAGGCGAAGGAAGACCGTGAGGAGTTTTCTCCCAGATAAACCGCCGAGGGAGGACATCCTAAAGGCCCTAAAGGCTGCAAAGGAAGCGCCGAGCGGAATGAACGCCCAGCCCTGGAGGTTTGTTGTTATTGACGACGACTGGCTGAAGGGAAAAATACGGGAGCTCTGCGAGAGAGAAGAGGAGAAGTTCTACTCAAGGACGAAGGGCGACCTGATGGCATGGCTCAACGCCAAGGGCTTCAAACCGGAGAAGCCGTTCCTGAGCGAGGCGCCCTATCTGATTCTCGTCTTCGGTCACACCAAGGCACCGTACTGGCCCCAATCGACGTGGATTGCCGTCGGGTACCTACTCCTCGCGCTCGAAGAGCTTGGCCTCGGAACCGTAGCATACACTCCACCAAATCCGAAGCCGGTCGAGGAGCTCCTGAACGTCCCGCAGGATTACAAGCTCCAGACGATTCTGCCCGTCGGCTACCCAGCGGACCCGAAGCCGAAGTACGGGAGGAAGAAGCTTGAGGAGGTCGTGAGTTTCAACGAGTTCTGA
- the aroF gene encoding 3-deoxy-7-phosphoheptulonate synthase, producing the protein MKYSREYRDKTVVKVGDVKIGDGFTIMAGPCAVESEEMITKVAGFLAEMGVKVLRGGAFKPRTSPYSFQGHGEKALKWMRKAADEYGLVTVTEVMDTRQVPLVAEYSDIVQIGARNAQNFELLKEVGRIDNPVLLKRGMGNTVQELLYSAEYIMSEGNENVILCERGIRTFETSTRFTLDISAVPVAKELTHLPIVVDPSHPAGRRSLVIPLAKAAYAVGADGIIVEVHPEPEKAVSDSAQQLTFDGFAKLLEELEGLGWKG; encoded by the coding sequence GTGAAGTACAGCAGGGAGTACAGGGATAAAACCGTGGTGAAGGTTGGGGACGTTAAAATAGGTGATGGCTTCACGATAATGGCCGGCCCCTGCGCCGTCGAGAGCGAGGAGATGATAACGAAGGTGGCCGGCTTCCTCGCGGAGATGGGCGTGAAGGTTCTGAGGGGCGGCGCCTTCAAACCCAGGACGAGCCCCTACTCCTTCCAGGGCCACGGCGAGAAGGCCCTCAAATGGATGAGGAAGGCCGCCGACGAGTACGGGCTCGTGACGGTGACGGAGGTAATGGACACCAGGCAGGTTCCCCTCGTCGCGGAGTACTCGGACATAGTCCAGATCGGCGCAAGGAACGCCCAGAACTTCGAGCTCCTCAAGGAGGTCGGGAGGATAGACAATCCCGTGCTGCTCAAGAGGGGCATGGGCAACACGGTTCAGGAGCTCCTCTACTCGGCAGAGTACATAATGAGCGAGGGCAACGAGAACGTGATCCTCTGCGAGCGCGGCATAAGGACGTTCGAGACCTCAACGCGCTTCACCCTCGACATCTCGGCGGTGCCGGTTGCCAAGGAGCTCACCCACCTCCCGATCGTCGTCGACCCATCACATCCCGCCGGGAGGAGGAGCCTCGTCATCCCGCTGGCTAAGGCGGCCTACGCCGTTGGGGCAGACGGCATCATCGTCGAGGTTCACCCCGAGCCGGAAAAGGCCGTCTCGGACTCGGCCCAGCAGCTAACCTTTGACGGCTTCGCCAAACTCCTCGAGGAGCTGGAGGGCCTCGGATGGAAGGGGTGA
- the aroB gene encoding 3-dehydroquinate synthase yields MEGVKFGTLSDLSSLVSELSPYRTVVLTNTTVERLWLGKLEGIDAETIVIPDGEEHKNIETVKEIWARLQGLGFTRKSLLIGLGGGVITDIAGFVASTYMRGTMLGLVPTTLLAQVDAAIGGKTGVNFNGKNMIGTFYLPDFVLIAHETLSTLPREELLNGMAEVVKYGVLDGNVHSLLKRLDSVDDVNPELVRACAGVKLRVVEEDLREGGKRRVLNLGHTTAHAIEKLSNYTIKHGFAVSIGLMVAAKVGETMYGFDPGKVGELLEKFGLPTRLPFEPDEVLREMRLDKKSWYGKLTFVVPVDIGEVTVEEVEEDVVRRALEAVR; encoded by the coding sequence ATGGAAGGGGTGAAGTTCGGGACCCTCTCCGACCTTTCTTCCCTCGTTTCCGAGCTTTCCCCGTACAGGACCGTCGTGCTGACCAACACGACAGTTGAGAGGCTGTGGCTCGGAAAGCTGGAGGGGATTGACGCGGAGACAATAGTCATTCCAGACGGCGAGGAGCACAAGAACATCGAAACGGTGAAGGAGATCTGGGCGAGGCTGCAGGGGCTGGGCTTCACGCGGAAGTCCCTCCTAATAGGCCTCGGCGGAGGTGTCATCACAGACATAGCGGGCTTTGTGGCGTCAACGTACATGCGCGGAACGATGCTCGGCCTCGTGCCGACCACGCTCCTGGCCCAGGTGGACGCCGCCATAGGCGGAAAGACCGGCGTCAACTTCAACGGCAAGAACATGATCGGCACGTTTTACCTCCCGGACTTCGTGCTGATAGCCCACGAAACGCTCTCCACCCTCCCGAGGGAGGAACTCCTGAACGGGATGGCCGAGGTGGTCAAGTACGGCGTCCTCGACGGCAACGTCCATTCCCTCCTGAAAAGGCTCGACTCCGTGGATGACGTCAACCCGGAGCTCGTGAGGGCCTGCGCCGGGGTTAAGCTGAGGGTCGTTGAGGAGGACCTGAGGGAGGGCGGTAAGAGGCGCGTCCTGAACCTCGGGCACACCACTGCCCACGCCATAGAGAAGCTCTCAAACTACACGATAAAGCACGGCTTCGCGGTCTCGATAGGCCTGATGGTGGCGGCGAAGGTCGGCGAAACCATGTACGGCTTCGACCCCGGGAAGGTGGGGGAGCTCCTCGAGAAGTTCGGACTGCCCACGAGGCTCCCATTCGAACCGGACGAAGTGCTGAGGGAGATGCGGCTCGACAAGAAGTCGTGGTACGGAAAGCTGACCTTCGTCGTCCCGGTTGACATCGGCGAGGTAACCGTTGAGGAAGTGGAAGAGGACGTTGTGAGGAGGGCCCTGGAGGCGGTGAGATGA
- a CDS encoding aminotransferase-like domain-containing protein, whose amino-acid sequence MFSRRIQNVDTSALRRVLSLVSSGEVISFAGGVPSAELFPMGELRELVAEASENPLAFQYGSALGLKELRDEIARYMERWGVRTSAGEIMVTHGSQQGIDAVARAFVNPGDVVIVEAPTYFVALNTFQIYEPAFQQVPLDGEGIDVERLEDLLRRLKAEGKTVRLLYTVPTFQNPAGVTMSEERRKALAELAEAYDFLIVEDNPYGELRYRGKAVKAVRAFVPDRTVYLGSFSKVFVPGFRIAWLNAPEELMERLEVAKQTADVCTNSFGQYVTLLFMKKGLLERQIERLREAYGPKMEAMLEALEEFMPENVEWTEPEGGMFVWLRTGKNTDELLEEAVKRGVAYVPGSAFYALDPRGDEMRLNFTFEQIDRIHEGVKLLAGLLS is encoded by the coding sequence ATGTTCTCACGGAGAATTCAAAATGTTGATACGAGCGCCCTCAGGAGGGTTCTGTCGCTTGTAAGCAGCGGGGAGGTCATATCCTTCGCAGGTGGAGTGCCGAGCGCGGAGCTGTTCCCAATGGGGGAGCTGAGGGAGCTCGTGGCAGAGGCGAGTGAAAATCCCCTCGCCTTCCAGTACGGCTCCGCCCTCGGGCTGAAGGAGCTCAGGGACGAGATAGCGCGCTACATGGAGAGATGGGGCGTCAGAACCTCCGCGGGTGAAATCATGGTGACCCACGGCTCCCAGCAGGGGATTGACGCCGTTGCGAGGGCCTTCGTGAACCCGGGCGACGTGGTTATAGTTGAGGCGCCGACCTACTTCGTGGCCCTCAACACGTTCCAGATTTACGAGCCGGCCTTCCAGCAGGTGCCGCTCGACGGGGAGGGGATTGACGTTGAAAGGCTCGAAGACCTGCTGAGAAGGCTGAAGGCCGAAGGAAAAACCGTTAGGCTCCTCTACACGGTGCCGACGTTCCAGAACCCTGCCGGGGTTACGATGAGCGAGGAGCGCAGAAAGGCCCTTGCCGAGCTCGCCGAAGCTTACGACTTCCTCATCGTGGAGGACAACCCCTACGGTGAGCTGAGATACAGAGGAAAGGCCGTCAAAGCCGTCAGGGCATTTGTGCCCGACAGGACCGTCTACCTTGGGAGCTTTTCCAAGGTCTTCGTGCCCGGCTTCAGGATAGCGTGGCTGAACGCGCCGGAAGAGCTCATGGAGCGCCTCGAAGTGGCCAAGCAGACCGCCGACGTTTGCACTAACAGCTTCGGCCAGTACGTGACGCTCCTCTTCATGAAGAAGGGCCTCCTCGAGCGGCAGATAGAGAGACTGAGGGAGGCCTACGGGCCCAAGATGGAGGCGATGCTTGAGGCGCTCGAGGAGTTCATGCCTGAAAACGTCGAGTGGACGGAGCCCGAGGGCGGGATGTTCGTGTGGCTGAGGACGGGGAAGAACACGGACGAGCTCCTCGAGGAGGCGGTAAAGCGGGGAGTGGCATACGTCCCGGGGAGTGCGTTCTACGCCCTCGACCCGAGGGGGGACGAGATGCGCCTGAACTTCACGTTTGAGCAGATTGACAGGATACATGAGGGCGTAAAGCTTCTCGCCGGGCTCCTCTCCTGA
- the trpA gene encoding tryptophan synthase subunit alpha, translating into MFERGSVIPYITAGDPSVGATLEFLDSIAEYSGAIELGLPFSDPMADGKTIQASHERALRGGFRLRDLFPLVREFRRDYDTPLVLMTYYNPVYRTGIREFLGSAKASGVDGILVVDLPVSHAGELLETAKDEGIKTVFLAAPNTPDERLREICRASTGFVYLISLYGTTGAREEIPETAFQLLRRARAMCSRKLAVGFGVSRREHVERLLRSGADGVVVGSALIRLIEEHGEGAAPLLRETVKELSGL; encoded by the coding sequence ATGTTTGAGAGGGGCTCGGTTATACCCTACATAACGGCCGGCGACCCGAGCGTTGGGGCCACCCTGGAGTTTCTCGACTCGATCGCGGAGTACTCCGGGGCGATAGAGCTGGGGCTCCCCTTCAGCGACCCCATGGCCGACGGGAAGACCATACAGGCGTCTCACGAAAGGGCTCTCAGGGGCGGCTTCAGGCTGAGGGACCTCTTCCCCCTCGTGAGGGAGTTCAGGAGGGACTACGACACACCGCTGGTCCTTATGACCTACTACAACCCGGTTTACCGGACGGGCATCAGGGAGTTCCTTGGCTCGGCGAAGGCCAGCGGGGTTGATGGGATCCTCGTCGTTGACCTTCCCGTGAGCCACGCGGGGGAGCTTTTGGAGACTGCCAAAGATGAGGGGATAAAGACGGTCTTCCTCGCGGCACCCAATACCCCGGACGAGAGGCTGAGGGAGATATGCAGGGCATCAACGGGCTTCGTCTATCTGATCTCCCTCTACGGAACCACCGGCGCGAGGGAGGAGATACCCGAGACGGCTTTCCAGCTGTTGAGGCGGGCCAGGGCCATGTGCAGCAGAAAACTAGCGGTTGGATTCGGCGTCTCGCGGAGGGAGCACGTTGAGAGGCTCCTCCGGAGCGGTGCAGACGGGGTTGTGGTGGGAAGCGCCCTCATAAGGCTCATAGAGGAGCACGGGGAGGGGGCGGCCCCTCTCCTGAGAGAAACCGTGAAAGAGCTCTCAGGGCTCTAA
- a CDS encoding transketolase family protein translates to MIESFREAFGRALVELGKENERLVVLDADVKSSTKTIYFERAFPERFIQVGISEQDMVSTAAGLAIAGKVPVVSAFAAFLMRAWEQIRNTVARDNLNVKLIPTHSGFSDHMDGSSHQCLEDIALMRVLPNMTVVVPADAPSVPVLLKQVIEHEGPVYMRLGRDHAVRVYENPELELGRASVLREGSDVLIVANGVMVSVALEVAKALEGRNVEAGVIDMHTVKPLDERTLLRMARKVGTVITMEEHSVYGGLGGAVAEVLSEKLSRRVVRIGTTEFGRSSRDYFSLLRRYGLTTESVVKRIEGVV, encoded by the coding sequence GTGATAGAGAGCTTCAGAGAGGCCTTTGGAAGGGCACTGGTCGAGCTCGGGAAAGAGAACGAAAGGCTCGTGGTGCTGGATGCAGACGTCAAGAGCTCCACGAAGACGATATACTTCGAGAGGGCCTTTCCCGAACGCTTTATTCAGGTCGGGATAAGCGAGCAGGACATGGTGTCAACGGCGGCAGGTCTCGCGATAGCGGGAAAGGTTCCAGTGGTTTCAGCCTTCGCAGCCTTCCTCATGAGGGCTTGGGAGCAGATAAGGAACACCGTGGCGAGAGACAACCTCAACGTCAAACTCATACCGACGCACTCGGGCTTTTCCGACCACATGGACGGCTCCTCCCACCAGTGCCTCGAGGACATAGCCCTGATGCGCGTGCTGCCGAACATGACGGTTGTCGTGCCCGCGGACGCTCCATCCGTTCCCGTCCTGCTCAAGCAGGTTATAGAGCACGAGGGGCCAGTTTACATGAGGCTCGGCAGGGACCACGCGGTGAGGGTCTACGAAAACCCCGAGCTGGAACTCGGGAGGGCGAGCGTCCTCAGGGAGGGGAGCGACGTCCTCATAGTAGCAAACGGCGTGATGGTTTCGGTGGCGCTGGAGGTTGCCAAAGCGCTGGAGGGGAGGAACGTCGAGGCAGGGGTGATAGACATGCACACGGTGAAGCCCCTCGACGAGAGAACCCTCCTCAGGATGGCGAGGAAGGTCGGTACCGTCATCACGATGGAGGAGCACAGCGTCTACGGCGGCCTCGGGGGGGCCGTTGCGGAGGTGCTCTCGGAGAAGCTCTCGAGGAGGGTGGTTAGGATAGGCACGACCGAGTTCGGAAGGTCGAGCAGGGACTACTTCTCCCTGCTGAGGCGCTACGGCCTCACGACCGAGTCCGTGGTGAAAAGGATTGAAGGGGTGGTCTGA
- the aroC gene encoding chorismate synthase — translation MKGRLLSFTLFGESHGKAVGVLVEGLPPGIEVDVEEMKAELGRRKGIPRFSTKRKESDEPVILSGVFNGFTTGTPVAVMVWNRDVDSSYYEEIRNTPRPGHADYPAKLKFFGYNDYRGGGHFSGRLTVGTVIAGYFAKKLLERYNVRIRAYLRRIGSVECPSLEPEELLASTNPYCPDEDAFEGMLREMEDARRKGDSVGGVVEAVVVNVPPGLGGPWEEDIEADLASALFRIPAVKGVEFGLGFKFAEMRGSEANDPFVIRDGKVVTETNNHGGVLGGITTGMPLVVRIAFKPTPSVYLPQRTVDLERMEEVELRLRGRFDSCIVPKALPVVEAVIAFVLADHLLRRKAWEGVEKAQ, via the coding sequence ATGAAGGGGAGACTGCTTAGCTTCACGCTCTTCGGGGAGAGCCACGGGAAGGCGGTGGGGGTTCTGGTGGAGGGGCTGCCGCCGGGAATCGAGGTGGACGTTGAGGAGATGAAGGCCGAGCTCGGGAGGCGAAAGGGAATCCCAAGGTTCTCGACCAAGAGGAAGGAGAGCGATGAGCCGGTGATACTCTCCGGCGTCTTCAACGGTTTCACAACGGGGACGCCGGTAGCGGTCATGGTGTGGAACCGGGATGTGGATTCATCCTACTACGAGGAGATAAGGAACACCCCGAGGCCGGGCCACGCGGACTATCCCGCCAAGCTGAAGTTCTTCGGCTACAACGACTACCGCGGCGGCGGTCACTTCTCCGGCAGGCTAACGGTTGGAACCGTCATAGCCGGCTACTTCGCCAAGAAGCTCCTCGAGAGGTACAACGTGAGGATAAGGGCCTATCTCAGGCGCATAGGCTCCGTGGAGTGCCCATCTCTTGAGCCGGAGGAGCTACTCGCCTCGACCAACCCATACTGCCCGGACGAGGATGCCTTTGAGGGAATGCTCCGTGAGATGGAGGACGCGAGGAGGAAAGGGGACAGCGTGGGCGGTGTAGTCGAGGCCGTGGTGGTGAACGTTCCCCCCGGCCTAGGCGGACCCTGGGAGGAGGACATTGAGGCCGATCTGGCCTCTGCGCTCTTCAGAATTCCGGCAGTTAAGGGCGTCGAGTTCGGCCTTGGCTTTAAGTTCGCGGAGATGAGGGGGAGCGAGGCGAACGACCCCTTCGTCATCAGGGACGGGAAGGTCGTCACCGAAACGAACAACCACGGCGGCGTCCTCGGCGGCATAACGACCGGAATGCCCCTCGTAGTCAGAATAGCGTTCAAGCCAACCCCCTCCGTATACCTGCCCCAGAGGACCGTCGACCTCGAGAGGATGGAGGAGGTTGAGCTGAGGCTGAGGGGCCGCTTCGACTCCTGCATCGTCCCCAAAGCGCTCCCGGTGGTTGAAGCGGTAATCGCCTTTGTTCTTGCCGACCACCTTCTGAGGAGGAAGGCGTGGGAGGGGGTAGAAAAAGCCCAGTAA
- a CDS encoding shikimate dehydrogenase produces the protein MDAETRLYGVIGFPVRHSLSPAMHNAAFRELGINAVYLAFEVPPERLGMAVDGVRGLGVKGLNVTMPHKTAVMEHIDGLSGDAEEIGSVNTIVNEGELLGYNTDGIGARRALEMVTRLEGKDVLVLGAGGAGRAIAYELSKTSNVVVLNRTPGKARALERFGVIGDALTADNLRRYIREADILINATSVGMNSDESPVPADLLREGLVVMDVVYKPLRTRLLREAAERGCVTVDGLWMLVHQGAESFRLWTGKKVDPELMRGAALEGLRKGW, from the coding sequence ATGGACGCTGAGACAAGACTATACGGCGTAATCGGGTTCCCTGTCAGGCACTCCCTCAGTCCGGCGATGCACAACGCAGCATTCAGGGAGCTCGGGATAAACGCTGTCTACCTCGCCTTCGAGGTCCCCCCCGAGCGGCTCGGAATGGCAGTTGATGGCGTCAGGGGGCTGGGGGTGAAGGGCCTGAACGTCACGATGCCGCACAAGACGGCCGTAATGGAGCACATCGACGGGCTCTCTGGAGACGCGGAGGAGATAGGGAGCGTGAACACCATAGTCAACGAGGGCGAGCTGCTCGGCTACAACACGGACGGTATCGGCGCGAGGCGGGCCCTCGAGATGGTGACGCGGCTGGAGGGGAAGGACGTCCTCGTGCTCGGTGCGGGAGGAGCCGGGAGGGCCATAGCCTACGAGCTCTCGAAGACGTCCAACGTTGTTGTCCTCAACAGGACCCCCGGGAAGGCCAGGGCCCTCGAGCGCTTCGGCGTCATTGGGGATGCCCTGACGGCCGACAACCTGAGGCGCTACATCAGAGAGGCCGACATCCTCATCAACGCCACGTCCGTCGGCATGAACTCCGACGAGAGCCCGGTTCCGGCGGACCTCCTGAGGGAGGGGCTGGTGGTCATGGACGTAGTCTACAAACCCCTGCGGACGAGGCTCCTGCGGGAGGCGGCCGAGAGGGGCTGCGTAACGGTCGACGGCCTCTGGATGCTCGTGCACCAGGGCGCCGAGAGCTTCCGGCTGTGGACAGGAAAAAAGGTGGATCCAGAGCTGATGAGGGGGGCCGCCCTTGAGGGGCTACGGAAGGGCTGGTAG